The Candidatus Nanohalovita haloferacivicina region TTTAATATTTTTACCTGGTATCTGTTATTCTGTTCTGTGAGAATCCGCGGCCTTCTAGGTAGTCTTCTAGCATTTTTCTTCTGTTTTCTTTTCCGAGGTTGAGGTCCTGTATCTGATGTGGTGAGAAGAACTGTGCGTCGAGTATTTCTCCATCGTTGAGGCCGCTGTGTCTTCTTTCTGTTATCTGTGCTTCGTAGAGGAATACTGCTACTGTGTTTCCTGTTCTTACGC contains the following coding sequences:
- a CDS encoding NUDIX hydrolase; amino-acid sequence: MNNSHLAAAAIATNQEGEILMVQEGKGQAKGTWTFPGGSFEDREQLRETAEREFLEETGYSIETGPVIGVYLEESVRTGNTVAVFLYEAQITERRHSGLNDGEILDAQFFSPHQIQDLNLGKENRRKMLEDYLEGRGFSQNRITDTR